The DNA region ATCAAAGATCACCGTCAGCTTTTGCATGGGAAGCACATTGACGGTGTCCTTGCGGGCCCCGGGTCGCCCGTCGTGGGTCACGACTTCGAAAGTGTGGCCATGTAAGTGCATCGGATGCCACATCATCGACATGTTGCTGAACGTCAGTGCGACACGCTGGCCTTGCTGCACAGCCAGTGGATCGGTGGTGGCGAAGGGGCGGCCGTTGATCGTCCAGGCGTAGGGGCTCATTGACCCACCCAAGTCGGCGGGCAGCGCCACGTCAGCCGTGCGGTTCGGCAGCGCCACGGCGGACGCCGCGCTCAACTGCGCGACCGTACCGACGCGACCCGACAACTCGGCCGGCCGGAAATCCGGTGCAGCAGGTGCGCCAGACCCGGTCACCAGCAGGGCACGAGCCACCGAGTTCTTGCCTTCCGCGGCCGCGACAAGGGGGAAGACCCCATCACCGGCGGTGACGACCACGTCATAGCGCTCCCCCATCCCGATCAGCACCGCATCGAACTCGGCCGGGGCCACCGGGAACCCATCGGTATGGGTGACCGTCATCCGGTGGCCAGTCAACGCCACCCGAAACGCGGTATCGGAGCCGGCGTTGATCAAGCGAATACGAACCCGCTGACCGGGCTTAACGCGAAATGTGCTCGCCGCTCCCGGAATGCGGCCATTCGCCAGGTAATACGGATAGGTGACATCACCGGCGTCGCCACCGAGCAGTTCACTGCCGCGGGTGCCGCCCATCCCGGGAACCGCGGATGCGGCCATGTCGTCCATATCACCGGTCCCGGGCATGTGGTGGGCAGACCCGGACATGGTGAGCAGCCCTTCATAAATTTGCCGAGGGCTCGATCCGATGCCGTCGGTCCAGTCGTCAAGCATCACAACCCATTCGGCATCGTAGTCTCCGGGCTCCGCGGGGTCGTCGACGATCACCGGTAGATATAGGCCGGTGTCCGCTTGCAGGCCGGTGTGCGGATGCGCCCAATAGGTGCCCGGGTGGGGCACCGAGAACCGGTAGGTGAAATCCTGCCCGGCGTCGATGTCGGGGGTCGCCGGAGCGGCACCATCCATATCGTTGCGCAGCGCAATGCCGTGCCAGTGCACCGACGTCGGCTCGTTTAATCGGTTACGCACGGTGACCGCCACCTCATCGCCCACACTGGCCCTCAGCAGCGGCCCGGGCACGGTGTCGTTGTAGGACAGCGTCTCGGCCATCACCCCGCCGATGTCAGCCCGGGTGCGCTGGGCGCTCAGTGTCGCGTTGACGGTACGGCCACTGTGCGGGCGACGCGATTCGGCAATCGCCACCGGATCCGGCACGGTGCCGTCGGTTCGGCTGGCACATCCCGCCAACACCAGGCCCGCTGCGGCGCTGACGCCAAGAAACCTCCGTCTGCTCAGCTCACCGCCGAACGACGCCGCCAGGTCCCCCATCATTCGCCCTCCCGCGCGGCGACCGATACCGGTTCCCGACACCGGTTCGGGCACCGCTGGCTCAGCGAGCCGCTCACATGTCGGTTACCGGGCAACCCGCTCCTGCGATACTGCGCTCGATATCCAAACATCCCAACGCCACTGGTGACTCGCGTGCGCCGACTCGACTTCCTCACGGTCTTATCGTCCCCCTCGAACCGCCGCGAATCCATCAATATCGAATGAAGATTCGTTCAAGAACTGATGGGCGAAGCGCTTCACTACGGACGAAATCGTCAGGGGAGCCACGTATGTCAGGCATCTCAACCGCATCTTAAGCAAGTCTTCACGCGACCTCCATCCGTTACGCCGACATCGCAGTACACGGTCGAACCCAGACAGTGACTGAGACGAGACGGACGGGTGCCGAGAAGAAATGGCCCGCACCAGTTTTCATAACTCGTTGCTGAAATGCCACCTACGAGGAGGATGCGCCCACCGTGAAAGTGAATATTGCCATCGCGAGGGCGATAGCCGTCGTCGTGGCGGGAAGTAGTTTAATGTTGTCGCCCCCGGTCGCGGCGGCGGCGCCTGACTTGGTAGGCCAGACCTATGCCGATGCCGCGGCGGCTATCGCGAAGTTAGGCAGCACGGCAGTAGTGGCGTCCCGACTCGGCAGCCGTCTGCCCCTAAGTGAATGCAAGGTGACCAACGTTTCACGTCCAACGTCGTTAAGAACTAATCATGAGGTAGTTCCGGGGCAGGCTGGACAGTTGCGACGTCCACGACATCGTTACCGGATCGTTGAACCTGAATACCGGCTCACGCTGAACTGCAACGACTCTGTTTCCTCAGCCAAAACCCCGAGAAACTCGGCGGCAAGATAACCATGTACCGCCGGATGGAAGACACTCCCACGAAACCGATTGCGGTCGCGCCTACCGCCTTCCGGCGGTATCACTACTTCGCAGCAGGGCAGACATAGCCAACGTCAGCGGTTTGAACACTGAGACGGTCGGGCCAAAGGTCCGGGTGAGGATGAGTGCGCCGCGGTGCCGCGGACCTCACCTCCGGTGAGCGCCAGATCAACGACGATCTCGCAGCGGGTCCACGATGTAACTACTCGCTGGGTGGATGGTCGATCACCGCAGGCTCGCGCGGTGGCGATGTGAGCAAAAGATCGTGGGGGCGGCAGTAGTCGTCGTTGTAGACATGTCGAAGTGCTGGGTCCGTCGGGGAACATCGCGGCGCTCGTCGTGCCGACGGTGAAGGTGCGCGCAGCCCGGCCCGCGACCAGTGCGACCGCGCCGGCGCTCCATCCGCCGGTGGCGTGCTGGCAGTCGCAATGTGCGGCACGGTGCCAACCGAGCACACCAACACATCGACTTGTCCCCACTGAGTTTGCACTTCCAACGCCAGTGGCCGATACGTATCAACATTGTTGAGGTTGTTGTACTGGTCGGGTTGCCATGCGTCGGGGTCGCCGGCCATCAGCTCAGCGACACCGGTCGTTGCGTGCCTGCTGCCAGCCGCCGGTCGGGTGCGGGTCGGTAACCCATGTCGACGTCGGCGCCGTAGGCGCGCAGCATCCACACGATCATGGGCTCCATACCCGGATCGGTAACCAGAGTCACCGGATGGCGGTAGACGATTCCGGCCAGGGCAGGCCCTAAACCCAAGGTGCCGCTCGTGAATTCGATAATGTGCGCACCCGGGCGCAGGTCATTACGCGCGGGGCGCGCTCGACCATGTGCAGGGCTGGGCGATCCTTCAGCCCCCCGGGATTGAACCCTTCCAGCTTGGTCCAGAATCCCCGGTCGGCGGAACTGAACGGCTCAGAGATCCGCAGGACTGGGGTACGCCCGACAAGGTTCTCGGGCCGTTCGTAGCGGTCGAGGCCGCGGTAGTGCGGTGCGTGCAGTTCCGGTGTGGGGATAGACAGGACATGACTCATGTGATCGTCGATTCCTTATCAATCACCGCGGCCGGGCGGTGTCGCCGGTCCGGGTGGGCTGTGTCGGCAACGTCGACCTCCCCGCCTGGTGCCGACGAAGCCACGATGCCGGTTGGGCGTTCGCCAGAAACCGTGCCGAACAGCGCAATGGTCATCGCGGTGACCGCCAGCCAAAACCCGACCAGCATGCCGGTAGTCAGCAGCCAGTCATCCCAAGCCATGCCAGCGTGGCGCCCGCGTATCCAGTACGGCAACATGTCGATCCGCCCTCCTCGCGTAATCCACGGCGGGGCCCACCCGCTGATTCGGTGCAGGTTGAGTAAAGATTTGGTGAAGGTCCTACCGGTGCGGCGGAGAGTCTGGTGCTGTTGTTGGGTCGGCGATGTGTGAGCGGTGGTTAGCGGGCACCATGAACACCATGAACCAGAAGTCAACACAGCCAGGTGCTGAGGCGCACGGCTACCGTGCGCTCATCGTCGACGACGAGGTAGCGCTTGCTGAAGTGGTGGCCAGCTACCTCAATCGCGAACATTTCGAAACCCATATCGCCGTTGATGGTTCGCAAGCAGTGGCCGTGGCGCGGGAGTTTGATCCCGATGTGGTGGTTCTCGACGTGGGGTTGCCGGGTATCGACGGGCTGGAAGTATGTCGGCAGCTGCGCACCTTCTCCGACGCCTACGTGGTCATGCTCACCGCCCGCGACACCGAAGTCGACACGATCGTTGGCCTGACGGTCGGCGCCGACGACTATGTCACCAAACCGTTCAGTCCGCGAGAACTTGTGGCCCGCATCCGCGCAATGCTTCGCCGGCCCCGCTCGGTGGCCGTCGATGGCGCAGCCGCCGGTGAGCACGCACCGCCGCCGCGACGCTTCGGGGCGCTGCAAATTGACCTCGCCGCGCGGGAGGTCGAGCTCGATGGCGAGCCGATCCGGTTGACGCGCACAGAATTCGACGTGCTTGTGGCCTTGTCTGCACGTCCGGCGACGGTGTTGACCCGTCGCCAGCTACTAGAAACGGTGCGGGACGGACCGTGGGTCGGTGACGAGCATGTCATTGACGTCCACATCGGCCATCTGCGGCGCAAGCTCGGCGAAAACGCGAGCACGCCCCGTTACGTCCTCACCGTCCGCGGTGTCGGATACCGGATGGGGAACGGGCAATGAGCGCCCCTGCGACCTCCCGGACAGCATCGCTGCACATCGAGCGCCATCCCGGGATCGGTATGCGTCTGCTGGTCGCCCAAACAATGGTTTTGCTGGCCGGCGCGGTGACCACCTGGGTTGTCGCCGCGATCGTCGGGCCGCCGTTGTTTCGTGACCATCTGCGCCAAGCCGGCGTGGCCGCCAACTCCGCCGAGCAACACCACGCCGAGGAGGCCTTTCGATACGCGATGGCCGCCGCGGTGGGCGGCGCGTTGGCGGTTTCGGCGTTGGCCGCCTTCGCCGTCAGCTGGTATATCAGTCGGCGGCTGCAGCGCTCCATCACTGTGGTCGCCTCGGCGGCGACGGCGGTCGCCGACGGCCGCTACGGCGTGCGGGTCGTCTCACCGCACCTGGGTCGAGAATTTGATGCGCTGGCATCGGCGTT from Mycolicibacterium sp. MU0053 includes:
- a CDS encoding multicopper oxidase family protein, translated to MGDLAASFGGELSRRRFLGVSAAAGLVLAGCASRTDGTVPDPVAIAESRRPHSGRTVNATLSAQRTRADIGGVMAETLSYNDTVPGPLLRASVGDEVAVTVRNRLNEPTSVHWHGIALRNDMDGAAPATPDIDAGQDFTYRFSVPHPGTYWAHPHTGLQADTGLYLPVIVDDPAEPGDYDAEWVVMLDDWTDGIGSSPRQIYEGLLTMSGSAHHMPGTGDMDDMAASAVPGMGGTRGSELLGGDAGDVTYPYYLANGRIPGAASTFRVKPGQRVRIRLINAGSDTAFRVALTGHRMTVTHTDGFPVAPAEFDAVLIGMGERYDVVVTAGDGVFPLVAAAEGKNSVARALLVTGSGAPAAPDFRPAELSGRVGTVAQLSAASAVALPNRTADVALPADLGGSMSPYAWTINGRPFATTDPLAVQQGQRVALTFSNMSMMWHPMHLHGHTFEVVTHDGRPGARKDTVNVLPMQKLTVIFDADNPGVWMLHCHNTYHQEAGMMTSLNYSS
- a CDS encoding response regulator transcription factor, with the translated sequence MNTMNQKSTQPGAEAHGYRALIVDDEVALAEVVASYLNREHFETHIAVDGSQAVAVAREFDPDVVVLDVGLPGIDGLEVCRQLRTFSDAYVVMLTARDTEVDTIVGLTVGADDYVTKPFSPRELVARIRAMLRRPRSVAVDGAAAGEHAPPPRRFGALQIDLAAREVELDGEPIRLTRTEFDVLVALSARPATVLTRRQLLETVRDGPWVGDEHVIDVHIGHLRRKLGENASTPRYVLTVRGVGYRMGNGQ